Genomic DNA from Longimicrobium sp.:
CCAGCGCCTTCCGGAAGCTTTCCAGCGCCCGCTCCAGCGCCTGGATCTCGCCGTTGACGGCAATCCGCAGCGCCTGGAAGATCCTGGCCTTGTCCGCCGCCTCGGCGCGCGGGCCCAGCGTGCGGCGGATGGCATCCAGCAGGTGGTCGCTGGTGGCGAAGGGCTCGCGCTCCCGCATCTCCAAAACGATGCGCGCCAGCTTCCGCGAGCGCTTTTCCTCGCCGTAGCGGTAGAAGATGTTCGCCAGCTCGGCCTCGTCCATCTCGTTCAGCAGGTCCGCCGCGCTGGGCTCCGCGGCGGTCGCCTGCGCCATCCGCATGTCCAGCGGCGCGCCGGGACGAAAGGTGAATCCGCGCTCGTCCACGTCGATCTGGTGCGACGAGATCCCCAGGTCCAGCAGCACGCCATCCAGCGACCCATCCTCGATCCCCGCCGCGGCCACGGCATCCGCGAAGTTCGATCGGACGGGGCGGAAGCGATCACCGAAGCGGGCCAGGCGCTCCCCCGCCTCGCGAAGCGCATCCGGATCGCGGTCCGTGCCGATCAGCCGGGCCGTGGGACCGCGCTCCAGCAGCGCCTCGGCGTGGCCGCCGCCGCCCAGCGTTCCATCCAGGTACAGCCCACCCCGCTCCGGCGTGAGGAGATCCATCACCTCGCGGACCATGACGGGCGCGTGGTAGCCGGAGGCATAGGGCAGCGTCACGCCGCGGCGGGCCGCACGGCGTTGGCGCGGGTGACCAGCGCGCGGCAGCCGCGGCAGGTGAACCACTCGGTGCCCAGGAACGCCCCCAGGCCGTCCATCGGCTCGAACGGGCCGAAGTGGCGGTCCAGGCCGCAGGGCACCCCCGAGCCGGCCAGCGGCGAGTGCATCGATACAGGCGGGCGGGGCTGAACGATCATGTCACCAACGGGGTGAGGGGGGATCAGCCGAAGATCTGGTGCGTAAAGCGCTCGGCCTCGGCCACGGGCTCGGCCGTGGCGGCCTGGAAGCGCTCCGGGTTCCACAACTCGATGCGGTCGATGGCGCCCACGATCAGCGTGGGCCCCGCGATGCCGACGGATTCCTGCAGCCGCGCGGGGACCATGATGCGGCCCTGCTTGTCGGGCACCACTTCCACGGCGTTGGCCGTCACCTTCAGCACGTAGGCGCGGGCCTGGGGGTTCAGCCGCAGCATCTCGCGAAGGCGCGCCTCCACCTCGGCCCAGGTGTGCTGGGGATACAGGGTGAGGGCGTCGGGAAACGCGTGCACCAGGACCATCGGCTCGTCCCCCCCTTCCCGTCGGAACGGGGCGGGAAGGCTGAGCCGGCCCTTGTCGTCGATCTGGTGCTGATAGCTCCCGAGAAAGCCGTTCACCGGGCTCCGCTGGAAAGGCCTGCCACGCTCCCCCACAACTCCCCACAATCACCCACTCTGGCCCACAAGCTAATGGCGTTCCCCCGCAGGTCAAGGAGAACATCTCCCGAACCGGGGGCGGTGGCTGGCGAAGTTCTTGCGCCCCCGCGCTCCCGGCCCGGTAAACCCTCATCCTTTCGCCCGCGAGCGCCGCCCGTGCAGATCGCCCTGATCATCAACCCGTCTTCGCCCGACGCCGTCCAGGCGCTGCGCCGGGGCGTGGAGCGCCTGCGCGAGGAAGGGCACGTGGTGCATCCGCGCGTGACCTTCGAGCAGGGCGATGCGCACCGGTTCGCGTGGAAGTCGGCAGAGTACGGCGCGGACCTGGTGGTGGCGTGCGGCGGCGACGGCACCATCAACGAGGTGGTGAACGGACTGTACGAGTGGATCGCCGACCGGGAGGATACGACGCCCGACGCGGCGCTCCCCAAGCTGGGGATCGTGCCGCTGGGCACGGGCAACGACCTGGCGGGCGGGATGGGCATTGCCCCGGGCGACCCCGAGGGCGCGCTGATGGACGCCGCGAGCGGCGAGGAGTACACGGTTGACGTGGCGCGCGTGAACGGGCGCTACTTCCTGAACGTGTCCACCGGCGGCATGGGTGCTGAGGCGACCGACGACGCGTCGAAGGAGCTGAAGCGGCTGCTGGGGCCCATCGCGTACGTGGTGACCGGCGTCAAGAAGTTCGTGCAGCTGAAGGATACGACCGCGCGGTTCGTGTCCGGCGACGAGGTGGTGTACGAGGGCGGGTTCCTGCTGTTCGCGGTGGGGAACGCGTGGAGGACGGGGGGCGGCAACTGGGTGACGGCCGCGGCGGACCCGTCGGACTGCCTGCTGGACGTGTGCATCGTGCAGGGGATGAACCACCTGGACCTGGTGCGCCTCGCGCCGCTGGTGCGCGCGGGCAAGCACGTGAGCCACGACAAGGTCACGTATCGCAAGGTGACGTCGCTGGTGGTGGAAT
This window encodes:
- a CDS encoding division/cell wall cluster transcriptional repressor MraZ, encoding MNGFLGSYQHQIDDKGRLSLPAPFRREGGDEPMVLVHAFPDALTLYPQHTWAEVEARLREMLRLNPQARAYVLKVTANAVEVVPDKQGRIMVPARLQESVGIAGPTLIVGAIDRIELWNPERFQAATAEPVAEAERFTHQIFG
- a CDS encoding diacylglycerol kinase family protein; protein product: MQIALIINPSSPDAVQALRRGVERLREEGHVVHPRVTFEQGDAHRFAWKSAEYGADLVVACGGDGTINEVVNGLYEWIADREDTTPDAALPKLGIVPLGTGNDLAGGMGIAPGDPEGALMDAASGEEYTVDVARVNGRYFLNVSTGGMGAEATDDASKELKRLLGPIAYVVTGVKKFVQLKDTTARFVSGDEVVYEGGFLLFAVGNAWRTGGGNWVTAAADPSDCLLDVCIVQGMNHLDLVRLAPLVRAGKHVSHDKVTYRKVTSLVVESPEEMTVNADGEPLTGRRFEYAIGRHRLTMMVPRAPEHGEAPGADPAVVAEANEAAAEAEAEASKTG
- the rsmH gene encoding 16S rRNA (cytosine(1402)-N(4))-methyltransferase RsmH, with translation MTLPYASGYHAPVMVREVMDLLTPERGGLYLDGTLGGGGHAEALLERGPTARLIGTDRDPDALREAGERLARFGDRFRPVRSNFADAVAAAGIEDGSLDGVLLDLGISSHQIDVDERGFTFRPGAPLDMRMAQATAAEPSAADLLNEMDEAELANIFYRYGEEKRSRKLARIVLEMREREPFATSDHLLDAIRRTLGPRAEAADKARIFQALRIAVNGEIQALERALESFRKALAPGGVFAVLAYHSLEDRLVKNAFRDWSLDCVCPPGFVQCQCRGTPLGTTITRKPMSATEQETLANPRARSARLRGWRAA